In Rhodothermus marinus DSM 4252, a single genomic region encodes these proteins:
- a CDS encoding superoxide dismutase codes for MAFTLPPLPYPYDALEPYVDAQTMEIHHTKHHQGYVNNLNKALEGYPELQNKSIEELLRGINEIPEAIRTAVRNNGGGHANHSLFWTIMKPNGGGEPTGELAEAIKATFGSFEAFKEKFSAEAAGRFGSGWAWLVVDENGKLQVYSTPNQDSPYMQGHTPILGLDVWEHAYYLKYQNRRAEYIQNWWNVVNWDQVAQYYKEALAKVAAA; via the coding sequence ATGGCTTTCACGCTGCCCCCGTTGCCCTATCCGTATGACGCCCTCGAGCCGTATGTCGATGCGCAGACGATGGAAATTCATCACACGAAGCACCATCAGGGCTACGTCAACAACCTGAACAAGGCGCTCGAGGGCTACCCCGAGCTGCAGAACAAGTCGATCGAAGAGCTGCTGCGTGGCATCAACGAAATCCCCGAGGCGATCCGGACGGCCGTTCGCAACAACGGTGGCGGACACGCCAACCACAGCCTGTTCTGGACCATCATGAAACCCAATGGTGGGGGCGAACCCACAGGCGAACTGGCCGAGGCGATCAAGGCCACGTTCGGTTCGTTCGAGGCTTTCAAAGAGAAGTTCTCGGCCGAGGCGGCCGGTCGCTTCGGCAGCGGCTGGGCCTGGCTGGTGGTGGACGAAAACGGCAAGCTCCAGGTCTATTCGACGCCGAACCAGGACAGCCCCTACATGCAGGGCCACACGCCCATCCTGGGGCTGGACGTCTGGGAACATGCCTACTACCTGAAGTACCAGAACCGCCGCGCCGAGTACATCCAGAACTGGTGGAACGTGGTCAACTGGGACCAGGTGGCCCAGTACTACAAAGAGGCGCTGGCGAAAGTCGCGGCGGCCTGA
- a CDS encoding 4'-phosphopantetheinyl transferase family protein, which yields MELPESISWHWLRYDLSCEPRWRSWLSEDEHRRLAGFRRVQRRRAFLLGRAAARQLLAERLGVTPERVPLVARPDEPPQVPGTGLFVSIAHADEVALAAVAPHPIGADLERIRPRPPELYRYVLHPDEYSLLRHFGDDPGRAVIWCWAFKEAVLKGLGVGLRCSPRRLRLALETATCGRVLLEDGTSWQVWASERDGYVRALAWPENR from the coding sequence ATGGAGTTGCCGGAGTCGATCAGCTGGCACTGGCTGCGCTACGACCTGTCCTGCGAGCCTCGCTGGCGGTCGTGGCTTTCGGAAGACGAGCATCGACGGCTGGCGGGCTTCCGGCGCGTGCAGCGGCGGCGGGCGTTTCTGCTGGGACGGGCGGCCGCCCGGCAATTGCTGGCCGAACGCCTGGGCGTGACGCCCGAGCGCGTGCCCCTTGTGGCGCGTCCCGACGAGCCGCCGCAGGTGCCGGGCACCGGGCTGTTCGTCTCGATCGCCCACGCCGACGAGGTGGCGCTGGCCGCCGTCGCTCCCCATCCGATCGGGGCCGATCTGGAGCGCATCAGACCGCGTCCGCCGGAACTCTATCGCTACGTACTGCACCCGGACGAATATTCGTTGCTTCGACATTTCGGGGACGATCCGGGCCGGGCCGTGATCTGGTGCTGGGCCTTCAAGGAGGCCGTGCTGAAAGGGCTCGGCGTTGGCCTGCGCTGCTCGCCCCGGCGACTCCGGCTGGCGCTGGAGACGGCCACGTGCGGCCGTGTGCTGCTGGAAGACGGCACGAGCTGGCAGGTATGGGCCTCCGAACGCGACGGCTATGTCCGGGCGCTGGCCTGGCCCGAAAATCGGTAG
- a CDS encoding 1,4-dihydroxy-2-naphthoyl-CoA synthase: MVSAIFDPDRWVEVEGFQFEDITYHRAKDQGTVRIAFNRPEVLNAFRPKTVDELYQALDHARQTPDVGVVLLTGNGPSKKHGKWAFSAGGDQRVRGPSGYQYEEGDDSPAAKARMGRLHILEVQRLIRFMPKVVIAVVSGWAVGGGHSLHVVCDLTIASREHALFKQTDPDVASFDGGFGSAYLARMVGQKRAREIFFLGRTYTAEEAYQMGMVNAVVPHEKLEEVALEWAAEINRKSPTAIRMLKYAFNLIDDGLIGQQLFAGEATRLAYMTEEAREGRDAFLEKRKPDYSKFPWYY, from the coding sequence ATGGTTTCGGCCATCTTCGATCCCGACCGCTGGGTGGAAGTCGAAGGATTTCAGTTCGAGGACATCACCTACCATCGCGCCAAGGATCAGGGTACGGTCCGCATCGCCTTCAACCGGCCGGAAGTGCTCAATGCGTTTCGCCCTAAAACCGTCGATGAACTCTACCAGGCGCTCGACCACGCCCGCCAGACGCCGGACGTCGGCGTGGTGCTGCTGACGGGCAACGGGCCGTCGAAAAAGCACGGCAAGTGGGCCTTTTCGGCCGGGGGCGATCAGCGCGTGCGTGGGCCGTCGGGCTACCAGTACGAGGAAGGAGACGACTCGCCCGCCGCAAAGGCCCGCATGGGACGGCTGCACATCCTGGAGGTGCAGCGGCTGATTCGCTTCATGCCCAAGGTGGTGATCGCCGTGGTGTCCGGCTGGGCGGTGGGTGGCGGCCACAGCCTGCACGTCGTGTGCGACCTGACGATCGCCAGCCGGGAGCATGCGCTGTTCAAGCAGACCGATCCCGATGTGGCCAGCTTCGACGGGGGCTTTGGCTCGGCCTATCTGGCCCGCATGGTCGGGCAGAAACGCGCCCGCGAGATCTTTTTCCTGGGGCGCACCTACACGGCCGAGGAGGCCTACCAGATGGGCATGGTCAACGCCGTGGTGCCGCACGAAAAGCTCGAAGAGGTGGCGCTGGAATGGGCGGCCGAGATCAACCGGAAAAGCCCGACGGCCATCCGTATGCTCAAGTATGCCTTCAACCTGATCGACGACGGCCTGATCGGCCAGCAACTCTTTGCCGGGGAGGCGACCCGGCTGGCCTACATGACCGAAGAGGCCCGCGAGGGCCGCGATGCTTTCCTCGAAAAGCGCAAGCCGGACTACTCAAAGTTTCCCTGGTATTACTGA
- a CDS encoding methylmalonyl-CoA mutase family protein: protein METRVYKPKHRIRFVTAASLFDGHDAAINLIRRLLQASGAEVIHLGHNRSVHEIVETAIQEDVQGIAVSSYQGGHMEFFKYMIDLLRERGASHIKVFGGGGGVIVPEEIRELEAYGVCKIFSPEDGLRMGLQGMVNYMLEQCDFPTVRQLEAEALERVRQRDKKALARALTAIESRLLEHVPAHLVPEPAGGDGAPAAEVRTAPVVGITGTGGAGKSTLTDELIRRFLNDFEDIHIAVLSVDPTRRRTGGALLGDRIRMNALYGEHGDRVYMRSFATRQAHRSISESLQEAIDVCRAAGFDLIFVETAGIGQSDTEIVDLADLTIYVMTQDYGAPTQLEKIGMLDLADLIALNKFEKRGSQDALRDIRKQVQRNRGAFDQPLEAMPVFPTMASHFNDPGTTRLYLALLDLLNERFRFGRTSRLFKPEELPEVDPEKLAIIPPKRERYLGEIVETCRNYRKWVEEQVTYARKWGEAVGARRQVERWAPEDRELLLERLDQMIRHWWDKLDARCKRILEAWDATAERYRQETFTYKVRDKEITTPLYHTSLAGTKVPRVALPRYEDPGERLRFALLENLPGYFPYTAGVYPFKRTEEEPTRMFAGEGTPERTNRRFHYISEGMSARRLSTAFDSVTLYGRDPDERPDIYGKIGNAGVSICTLDDMKKLYSGFNLCDPKTSVSMTINGPAPMILAMFLNTAIDQQVEYYLREIGRWEEVERAIAERLGDERPRYVPFGPQGRLDSLPPTHDGTGLGLLGTSGAELVEWGLLDRETYENIKARALSVVRGTVQADILKEDQAQNTCIFSTEFALRLMGDVQQYFIDHKVRNFYSVSISGYHIAEAGANPITQLAFTLANGFTYVEYYLSRGMHIDDFAPNLSFFFSNGMDPEYSVIGRVARRIWAVVMRDKYGANERSQKLKYHIQTSGRSLHAKEIAFNDIRTTLQALMAIYDNCNSLHTNAYDEAITTPTEESVRRAIAIQLIINKEFGLAKNENPLQGSFIIEELTDLVEEAVLQEFERIDRRGGVLGAMESMYQRGKIQEESLLYERKKHSGELPIIGVNTFLPKNGESHDAPTALMRSHEEEKRHQIENLRAFQRRNAHRAPRMLERLQQVARRGENVFAELMETVRYCSLGQITQALFEVGGEYRRNM, encoded by the coding sequence ATGGAAACGCGTGTCTATAAACCCAAGCACCGCATTCGCTTTGTCACGGCAGCCAGCCTTTTCGACGGACACGACGCCGCCATCAATCTGATCCGGCGTTTGCTCCAGGCCAGCGGCGCCGAGGTCATTCATCTGGGCCACAACCGCTCCGTCCACGAGATCGTCGAGACGGCCATCCAGGAGGACGTGCAGGGCATCGCCGTCTCGAGCTACCAGGGCGGGCACATGGAGTTTTTCAAATACATGATCGACCTGCTCAGAGAGCGGGGCGCCTCGCACATCAAGGTCTTCGGGGGCGGCGGCGGCGTGATCGTGCCGGAAGAGATCCGGGAGCTGGAAGCCTACGGCGTCTGCAAGATCTTCTCGCCGGAAGACGGGCTGCGCATGGGCCTCCAGGGCATGGTCAACTACATGCTGGAGCAGTGCGACTTTCCGACCGTGCGCCAGCTCGAAGCCGAAGCGCTGGAACGGGTGCGGCAGCGGGACAAAAAAGCGCTGGCGCGCGCGCTGACGGCCATCGAGTCGCGGCTGCTGGAGCACGTGCCGGCGCACCTGGTGCCCGAGCCGGCCGGCGGCGACGGCGCGCCGGCGGCCGAGGTGCGCACGGCGCCGGTGGTGGGCATCACCGGTACCGGCGGCGCGGGCAAATCGACGCTGACCGACGAGCTGATCCGCCGCTTTCTAAACGACTTCGAGGACATTCACATCGCTGTGCTTTCGGTGGACCCCACGCGGCGGCGCACCGGCGGCGCCTTGCTGGGCGACCGCATCCGCATGAACGCGCTCTATGGCGAGCACGGCGACCGCGTCTACATGCGTTCGTTCGCCACGCGCCAGGCCCATCGCTCCATCTCCGAATCGCTGCAAGAGGCCATCGACGTGTGCCGGGCAGCCGGCTTCGACCTGATCTTTGTCGAAACGGCCGGTATCGGCCAGAGCGACACAGAGATCGTGGACCTGGCCGACCTCACGATCTACGTGATGACCCAGGACTACGGCGCCCCGACCCAGCTCGAAAAGATCGGCATGCTGGACCTGGCCGATCTGATCGCGCTGAACAAGTTCGAAAAGCGGGGCAGCCAGGACGCGTTGCGCGACATCCGCAAGCAGGTGCAGCGCAACCGGGGCGCCTTCGATCAACCCCTGGAGGCCATGCCCGTCTTTCCGACCATGGCCTCGCACTTCAACGATCCGGGCACCACGCGGCTTTATCTGGCGCTGCTCGACCTGCTCAACGAACGCTTCCGCTTCGGCCGGACTTCCCGGCTCTTCAAACCCGAGGAGCTTCCGGAAGTCGACCCTGAAAAACTGGCCATCATTCCCCCGAAGCGGGAGCGCTACCTGGGCGAGATCGTCGAGACCTGCCGCAACTACCGGAAGTGGGTGGAAGAGCAGGTGACCTATGCCCGCAAGTGGGGCGAGGCGGTAGGGGCGCGACGTCAGGTGGAGCGCTGGGCGCCCGAAGACCGCGAGCTGCTGCTGGAGCGGCTCGATCAGATGATCCGCCACTGGTGGGACAAGCTCGACGCCCGCTGCAAACGCATCCTGGAAGCGTGGGACGCCACGGCCGAGCGCTACCGCCAGGAGACGTTCACCTACAAAGTGCGGGATAAGGAAATCACCACGCCGCTATACCACACCTCGCTGGCGGGTACGAAGGTGCCGCGTGTGGCCCTGCCGCGCTACGAAGATCCCGGCGAGCGCCTGCGCTTTGCACTGCTGGAAAACCTGCCCGGCTACTTCCCCTACACGGCCGGCGTCTATCCGTTCAAGCGCACCGAGGAGGAGCCCACGCGCATGTTCGCGGGTGAGGGGACGCCCGAGCGCACCAACCGCCGCTTCCATTACATCTCCGAGGGCATGTCGGCCAGGCGGCTTTCGACCGCTTTCGACTCGGTGACGCTCTATGGCCGCGATCCGGACGAACGCCCGGACATCTACGGCAAGATCGGCAACGCCGGCGTGTCGATCTGCACGCTCGACGACATGAAGAAGCTCTATTCGGGCTTCAACCTGTGCGACCCGAAGACGAGCGTCTCGATGACGATCAACGGGCCGGCGCCCATGATCCTGGCCATGTTCCTGAACACGGCCATCGACCAGCAGGTGGAGTACTACCTGCGGGAGATCGGGCGCTGGGAAGAAGTCGAGCGGGCTATCGCCGAGCGGCTGGGCGACGAGCGGCCACGCTACGTGCCCTTCGGGCCACAGGGACGGCTCGACAGCCTGCCGCCCACGCACGACGGCACCGGACTGGGACTCCTGGGCACCAGCGGCGCCGAACTGGTCGAATGGGGTCTGCTCGACCGCGAAACCTACGAAAACATCAAAGCCCGGGCCCTTTCGGTCGTGCGCGGGACCGTGCAGGCCGACATCCTCAAAGAAGACCAGGCGCAGAACACCTGCATCTTTTCGACCGAGTTTGCGCTGCGCCTGATGGGCGACGTGCAGCAGTATTTCATCGACCACAAGGTCCGCAACTTCTACTCGGTCTCGATCTCCGGCTACCACATCGCCGAAGCCGGCGCCAACCCGATCACGCAGCTGGCCTTCACGCTGGCCAACGGCTTCACCTACGTGGAGTATTACCTGAGCCGGGGCATGCACATCGACGACTTCGCGCCGAACCTGTCGTTCTTCTTCTCGAACGGCATGGATCCGGAGTACAGCGTGATCGGCCGGGTGGCCCGGCGCATCTGGGCCGTGGTGATGCGGGATAAGTACGGCGCCAACGAGCGGAGCCAGAAGCTCAAGTACCACATTCAGACCTCGGGGCGTAGCCTGCACGCCAAGGAGATCGCCTTCAACGACATCCGCACGACGCTCCAGGCGCTCATGGCCATCTACGACAACTGCAACTCACTGCACACGAACGCCTACGACGAGGCCATCACGACGCCCACCGAGGAAAGCGTACGCCGCGCCATCGCCATCCAGCTCATCATCAACAAAGAGTTCGGGCTGGCCAAGAACGAAAACCCGCTGCAGGGCAGCTTCATCATCGAGGAATTGACCGACCTGGTCGAAGAAGCGGTGCTGCAGGAGTTTGAGCGTATCGACCGACGCGGTGGCGTGCTGGGCGCCATGGAGTCGATGTACCAGCGCGGCAAGATTCAGGAGGAGTCGCTGCTCTACGAGCGCAAAAAGCACAGCGGCGAGCTGCCGATCATCGGCGTGAACACGTTTCTGCCGAAGAACGGCGAGTCGCACGATGCTCCGACGGCGCTGATGCGCTCGCATGAGGAGGAAAAACGCCACCAGATTGAAAACCTGCGGGCCTTCCAGCGGCGCAATGCGCATCGGGCGCCGCGCATGCTGGAGCGGCTGCAGCAGGTGGCGCGTCGCGGTGAGAACGTGTTTGCCGAGCTGATGGAGACCGTGCGCTATTGCTCGCTCGGCCAGATTACACAGGCGCTGTTCGAGGTCGGCGGCGAGTACCGGCGCAATATGTAG
- a CDS encoding FmdB family zinc ribbon protein, with protein MPTYVYRREDGTTFEIEQRITDPPLTHCPTTGQRVERIITGSAGLIFKGSGFYLTDYARKGSSNGSNGSKAKSTASTSESKSD; from the coding sequence ATGCCGACCTACGTGTACCGTCGTGAGGATGGGACGACGTTCGAAATCGAACAGCGCATCACCGATCCCCCGCTGACGCATTGCCCGACCACCGGCCAGCGCGTCGAGCGCATCATCACGGGTTCGGCCGGACTGATCTTCAAGGGCAGCGGCTTTTATCTGACCGACTACGCCCGCAAGGGTAGCAGCAACGGCTCGAACGGCAGCAAGGCCAAAAGCACAGCCTCCACTTCGGAGAGCAAAAGCGACTGA
- a CDS encoding glycoside hydrolase family 3 N-terminal domain-containing protein encodes MPMRLLSLLLVVCSATLLAFAHRSELDTAPPDRTRPGAWTETQLRTLTLAQQIGQLFAVRARGVFQSVDDPDYRELVRLVEQFQVGGVIFFQGDPYSQAMLANELQRRSRLPLLIAQDTEWGVAMRVRRTTSFPRAMAIGATGNPDYAYAVGYVTAREARALGVHQLYAPVADVNNNPMNPIINVRAFGEDPLQVATMVRAFVRGVQDAGAIATAKHFPGHGDTSIDSHSDLPVLRFDRKRLDTLELVPFRAAIKAGVQSIMTGHLALPRLDPTPNLPASLSRRITHELLREELGFDGLVVTDALEMQGVTKHFGVGEAAVRALEAGADMLLLSEDVEAARSAILQAVAQGRLSRARIEASVRRILLAKERLGLHRERLVDLNAIPYVVGIAPHQALSQTIARASLTLLRNEGNLLPLPDVPATPRQLQVIILSDSDDPATGRFFVQTLREIAPDDRIASRLLDVRSHPDDYRAALEAAARADVVLVPAYLFVRSGTGRIRLPERQRTFLDALIAQGRPVVLIAFGNPYLIMDLQRPPAVYLAAYGGSESTQRAAVQAIFGQAPFTGRLPITIPGHFQRGDGLQLEQVAPRLAYPEEVGMSTQRLYRVDSLLRAAIADSAFPGAAVAIGRGPAIVWLKGYGHFTYTSDQRVTPSSVFDLASLTKVVVTTTAAMQLYEAGKLDLDAPVVRYLPEFGQNGKERVTIRQLLSHTAGLAPFHPFHRMGITTAEAVRQAILSDSLIYEPGTQSRYSDLGMIVLGWVIERITGQPLDRYAAEHIFRPLGMRHTGFRPVGRPDTTVVPTEIDTIFRHRLIQGEVHDETAWILGGVAGHAGLFSTAEDLARFAYMLVNEGRIGGRPFLKPETIRLFTTPVDPERAGTRALGWDTRSREGYSSAGRLFGSRSFGHTGFTGTSIWIDPDQQLFVILLTNRVYPTRENRKHLAVRARLADLAYEALIGPPTLNLNALLP; translated from the coding sequence ATGCCGATGCGCCTGCTGTCGCTGCTGCTTGTCGTCTGCAGTGCTACGCTGCTGGCCTTTGCCCATCGCTCCGAACTCGATACCGCGCCGCCGGATCGAACGCGTCCGGGCGCCTGGACCGAAACCCAGCTCCGCACGCTGACGCTGGCGCAGCAGATCGGCCAGCTCTTTGCCGTGCGGGCACGCGGCGTCTTCCAGAGCGTGGACGATCCGGACTACCGCGAGCTGGTACGGCTGGTCGAGCAGTTTCAGGTGGGCGGCGTCATTTTCTTTCAGGGAGACCCCTACAGCCAGGCCATGCTGGCCAACGAGTTGCAGCGTCGGAGCCGCCTGCCGCTGCTCATCGCACAGGATACCGAATGGGGCGTGGCCATGCGCGTCCGTCGCACGACGAGCTTTCCGCGGGCCATGGCCATCGGCGCCACCGGCAACCCGGATTACGCCTATGCGGTCGGCTACGTGACCGCCCGCGAAGCGCGCGCGCTGGGCGTGCACCAGCTCTACGCCCCGGTGGCCGACGTGAACAACAACCCGATGAACCCGATCATCAACGTCCGCGCTTTCGGCGAAGACCCGCTCCAGGTCGCCACCATGGTACGCGCCTTCGTGCGCGGCGTGCAGGACGCCGGCGCCATCGCCACGGCCAAGCACTTCCCCGGCCACGGCGACACATCCATCGACTCGCACAGCGACCTGCCCGTGCTGCGCTTCGATCGGAAGCGACTCGACACGCTGGAGCTGGTGCCGTTTCGGGCCGCCATCAAGGCCGGCGTGCAGAGCATCATGACGGGCCACCTGGCCCTGCCCCGCCTGGATCCCACACCGAACCTTCCCGCCTCGCTTTCGCGCCGGATCACCCACGAGCTGCTGCGCGAGGAGCTGGGATTCGACGGGCTGGTGGTCACCGACGCGCTGGAGATGCAGGGCGTGACGAAGCACTTCGGCGTGGGCGAGGCGGCCGTGCGCGCGCTGGAAGCCGGAGCCGACATGCTGCTGCTCTCCGAGGACGTCGAGGCCGCCCGGTCGGCCATCCTGCAGGCCGTCGCACAGGGGCGGCTGTCCCGCGCGCGCATCGAAGCCTCGGTGCGCCGCATCCTACTGGCCAAAGAGCGGCTGGGCCTGCATCGGGAGCGGCTGGTCGATCTCAACGCCATCCCCTATGTGGTGGGCATTGCACCGCACCAGGCGCTCAGCCAGACGATCGCACGCGCTTCGCTGACGCTGCTGCGCAACGAAGGCAACCTGTTGCCTCTTCCCGACGTGCCCGCTACCCCACGTCAACTACAGGTGATCATCCTCAGCGACAGCGACGACCCCGCCACCGGGCGCTTTTTCGTGCAGACGCTGCGAGAAATCGCCCCCGACGACCGCATCGCCTCCCGGCTGCTGGACGTGCGCTCCCACCCGGACGATTACCGCGCGGCGCTGGAGGCGGCCGCCCGCGCCGACGTGGTGCTGGTACCCGCCTATCTGTTCGTCCGCTCCGGCACGGGCCGCATCCGCCTGCCTGAACGCCAGCGGACGTTTCTGGACGCGCTCATCGCGCAGGGGCGGCCCGTCGTGCTGATCGCTTTCGGCAACCCGTACCTGATCATGGATCTGCAGCGGCCTCCGGCCGTCTATCTGGCCGCTTACGGAGGAAGCGAATCCACCCAGCGGGCCGCCGTGCAGGCGATCTTCGGACAGGCCCCCTTCACCGGCCGATTGCCCATTACCATTCCGGGGCATTTTCAGCGCGGTGATGGCCTTCAGCTTGAGCAGGTGGCGCCCCGCCTGGCCTACCCCGAAGAAGTGGGCATGAGCACGCAGCGGCTCTACCGGGTCGATTCGCTGCTCCGGGCGGCCATCGCCGACAGCGCCTTTCCCGGCGCCGCCGTGGCCATCGGGCGCGGTCCGGCCATCGTGTGGCTCAAGGGCTACGGGCATTTCACGTACACGTCCGACCAGCGCGTCACCCCGTCCTCGGTCTTCGATCTGGCCTCGCTGACCAAGGTGGTGGTCACCACGACGGCCGCCATGCAGCTCTACGAGGCCGGCAAGCTGGACCTGGACGCGCCGGTCGTGCGCTATCTGCCCGAGTTCGGTCAGAACGGTAAGGAACGGGTGACGATCCGCCAGCTCCTGTCGCATACGGCCGGGCTGGCGCCGTTCCATCCCTTTCACCGCATGGGCATCACCACGGCCGAGGCGGTGCGCCAGGCCATCCTGTCCGATTCGCTGATCTACGAGCCCGGCACGCAGTCCCGCTACAGTGATCTGGGCATGATTGTACTGGGCTGGGTCATCGAGCGCATCACGGGCCAGCCGCTGGACCGGTACGCCGCGGAGCACATCTTCCGGCCGCTGGGCATGCGGCATACGGGCTTTCGACCCGTCGGCCGACCCGATACGACCGTGGTGCCCACCGAGATCGATACGATCTTTCGCCACCGACTCATTCAGGGCGAGGTGCACGACGAGACGGCCTGGATTCTGGGCGGCGTGGCCGGACACGCCGGGCTGTTCTCGACGGCCGAGGACCTGGCCCGCTTCGCCTACATGCTGGTCAACGAAGGACGCATCGGCGGCCGTCCGTTTCTCAAACCCGAAACGATCCGCCTTTTCACCACACCGGTCGATCCGGAGCGGGCTGGCACGCGTGCGCTGGGCTGGGACACCCGGAGCCGGGAGGGCTACTCGTCGGCCGGCCGGCTATTCGGGTCGCGCAGCTTCGGCCACACGGGCTTTACGGGAACGTCGATCTGGATCGACCCGGACCAGCAACTGTTCGTCATCCTGCTGACCAACCGGGTCTATCCCACCCGGGAAAACCGGAAGCACCTGGCCGTGCGGGCCCGGCTGGCCGATCTGGCCTACGAGGCCCTCATCGGACCGCCCACGTTGAACCTGAACGCGCTCTTGCCGTAG
- a CDS encoding ATP-binding protein: MEPLRRPNERPDRLGVITHGSLTKGVEMKLDAGESIEDVVAGTFVVIQGEKYDFFSMITDVRIDAANENILLHPPPAGNGLLRQILKGSGTYATVTLKPMLMMRNDGLQELAETLPVKTVPSHFAPVARATAEDVARIFGHEANDGGNRYFQIGEPLGMPGIPVCIDLERFVERSNAVFGKTGTGKTFLTRLLLCGTIKTGRAVNLVFDMHSEYGYNARKEDGSTFVKGLRELFPHRVQVFSLDPNGTRERTGRDPDCAVYLYADQIEPEDILPLQDTLNLNETAAESSYLLQRHFGRNWLLTLLQTSESELNDLAESIGAHPASLGALRRKLATFERYDFFKTEPSAGKRDVLDDLLEALSNGKSVILEFGRYDDLRVYLLVANVITRRVRAAYEEMTARYLQTQDPADRPRQLMITIEEAHKFLMPGIARETPFGKIAREMRKYFVSLLVVDQRPSAIDEEVLSQIGTRIIAQLNDDKDITAALVGTRDAGALRQVLASLDSKQQALILGHAVPMPVVVQTRSYDDAFYRAIRGPERSFEELDNEMKNLFN; the protein is encoded by the coding sequence ATGGAGCCGCTTCGCCGACCGAATGAACGCCCCGACCGGCTGGGCGTCATCACGCACGGATCGCTGACGAAAGGCGTCGAGATGAAGCTCGACGCCGGCGAATCGATCGAAGACGTCGTGGCGGGCACGTTCGTGGTCATTCAGGGTGAGAAGTACGACTTTTTCTCGATGATCACGGACGTGCGCATCGACGCCGCCAACGAAAACATCCTGCTGCATCCCCCGCCGGCCGGCAACGGCCTGCTGCGCCAGATCCTGAAAGGCTCGGGCACCTACGCCACCGTCACGCTCAAGCCCATGCTGATGATGCGCAACGACGGGCTGCAGGAGCTGGCCGAGACCCTGCCCGTCAAGACGGTGCCCAGCCACTTCGCACCGGTCGCCCGCGCCACCGCCGAAGACGTGGCCCGCATTTTCGGACACGAGGCCAACGACGGCGGCAACCGCTACTTCCAGATCGGCGAGCCGCTGGGCATGCCGGGCATTCCCGTCTGCATCGACCTGGAGCGGTTCGTGGAGCGCTCCAACGCCGTCTTCGGCAAAACGGGCACAGGCAAAACCTTCCTGACCCGCCTGCTCCTGTGCGGCACGATCAAGACGGGCCGGGCCGTCAACCTCGTGTTCGACATGCACTCGGAGTACGGCTACAACGCCCGCAAAGAAGACGGCAGCACGTTCGTCAAGGGCCTGCGCGAACTGTTCCCCCACCGCGTGCAGGTCTTCTCGCTGGACCCGAACGGCACACGCGAGCGCACCGGCCGCGATCCCGACTGCGCCGTCTACCTGTATGCCGACCAGATCGAGCCCGAAGACATTCTGCCGTTGCAGGATACGCTGAACCTGAACGAGACGGCGGCCGAAAGCAGCTACCTGCTTCAGCGCCATTTCGGCCGCAACTGGCTGCTCACGCTGTTGCAGACCTCGGAATCCGAGCTGAACGACCTGGCCGAGTCGATCGGCGCCCATCCGGCCTCGCTGGGGGCACTGCGGCGCAAGCTGGCCACCTTCGAGCGCTACGACTTTTTCAAGACGGAGCCGTCGGCGGGCAAGCGGGACGTGCTGGACGATCTGCTCGAAGCGCTGAGCAACGGCAAGTCGGTCATCCTCGAGTTCGGCCGCTACGACGACCTGCGCGTCTATCTGCTGGTGGCGAATGTGATCACGCGACGCGTCCGGGCCGCCTACGAGGAAATGACAGCGCGCTATCTGCAGACCCAGGATCCGGCCGACCGCCCGCGCCAGCTCATGATCACGATCGAAGAAGCGCACAAATTCCTGATGCCGGGCATCGCCCGCGAAACACCTTTCGGAAAGATCGCCCGCGAAATGCGCAAGTACTTCGTGTCGCTGCTGGTGGTGGACCAGCGGCCCAGCGCCATCGACGAAGAGGTGCTCAGCCAGATCGGCACGCGCATCATCGCCCAGCTCAACGACGACAAAGACATCACGGCGGCGCTGGTGGGCACGCGCGACGCGGGCGCGCTGCGCCAGGTGCTGGCCTCGCTCGATTCGAAGCAGCAGGCGCTCATCCTGGGACATGCCGTGCCCATGCCCGTCGTGGTTCAGACCCGTTCCTACGACGACGCGTTCTACCGGGCCATCCGGGGACCGGAACGCTCCTTCGAGGAGCTGGACAATGAAATGAAAAACCTGTTCAACTGA